In Helianthus annuus cultivar XRQ/B chromosome 3, HanXRQr2.0-SUNRISE, whole genome shotgun sequence, a single window of DNA contains:
- the LOC110930196 gene encoding uncharacterized protein LOC110930196, which produces MTSGGHRRCRSEIVSSVDEAEANGFQRFKTHMQRALNWGGTPDQAFFNPDRKRHWAQFHSNPLDATTKYENTTTLFEHFLIAGIHPNANLDPVEDAFAKSMHFQSPPVVIMEPQILFRYPPGNRLPMPLSDMASFCFPEGVKACMLAKSPSLSELNQLVYGQDHLSRDDLSFIFSLKVADNATLYGVCLHTQEFVQRPPGMLGVASSLPRVPGHGSPFLITAPRCYCLLTRVPFFELHFDMLNGIVAQERLSRITQFVSEVSLDHVPSSSIKVNNQEDECACQQRSWMDSAIPVEGTLALRLNSPSKLETRSPTCDASENRRECLGQMHDSMSIEACVVPVNGSLERIQTSGPLFSSVRGVVTEDEDGVLSCSETSKTIMEWAKENKNEMLQIVCGYHALPVPSYGGKVHFKPLEHLHAIEYYRTGFAFGEDPNADISMIPDKVKLKLAAIEEAVSLSNWTTITICRALSLQNVLALLAAILLEKQVIITSPNLGVLSATVLSLIPMILPFEWQSLFLPVLPWKMLDFLDAPVPFVVGILHKPADLKMKSNNLVHVNLADDRVKASSLPALPKQRELINRLGPLHARLSSDKTAAKKHPVYKCNKWQIDAATQFLTCMRQHLESLCSNLSYHSITYPNKRVSLLVKDSYIDSFPYRDRQFVTEFVDTQMFTLLSDTRLSRPPEY; this is translated from the exons ATGACAAGCGGTGGGCATAGACGTTGTAGAAGCGAAATTGTGAGCTCAGTGGATGAAGCTGAAGCCAATGGTTTCCAAAGATTTAAGACTCATATGCAAAGGGCTTTGAACTGGGGTGGTACTCCCGATCAAGCATTCTTCAATCCCGATCGCAAACGTCACTGGGCTCAATTCCACTCTAACCCCTTG GATGCCACCACAAAGTATGAGAATACAACCACGCTTTTTGAACATTTTCTTATTGCGGGTATCCACCCAAATGCTAATCTTGACCCCGTTGAGGATGCATTTGCCAAAAGCATGCATTTTCAATCACCTCCGGTTGTCATCATGGAACCTCAG ATACTTTTCAGGTATCCTCCAGGAAATAGGTTACCTATGCCCTTATCAGATATGGCATCATTTTGTTTTCCTGAAGGTGTCAAG GCATGTATGCTGGCAAAGTCCCCATCACTTAGTGAGCTGAATCAACTCGTGTACGGACAG GACCACTTAAGCAGAGATGATTTATCATTTATATTTTCACTCAAG GTGGCAGACAATGCAACTCTTTACGGTGTTTGCCTACACACACAAGAATTTGTTCAGAGACCTCCAGGGATGCTTGGTGTTGCATCATCCCTTCCAAGAGTGCCAGGACACGGCAGTCCTTTTCTAATTACCGCTCCTCGTTGTTACTGTCTATTGACAAGAGTCCCCTTCTTTGAACTACATTTTGACATGTTAAACGG aataGTTGCACAAGAGCGTCTCAGTCGAATAACGCAGTTTGTTAGTGAAGTGAGTCTTGATCATGTCCCTTCATCATCAATTAAGGTAAATAACCAAGAGGATGAATGTGCATGTCAGCAGCGGTCATGGATGGATTCCGCAATACCAGTTGAAGGGACACTAGCCCTTAGGCTAAATTCACCATCAAAACTGGAAACTAGATCTCCTACTTGTGATGCATCAGAAAATAGACGGGAGTGTTTAGGACAAATGCATGATAGCATGAGTATTGAGGCATGTGTTGTTCCTGTTAACGGGTCACTAGAACGAATTCAGACTTCTGGACCACTGTTCAG TTCAGTGAGAGGGGTTGTCACAGAGGATGAAGATGGAGTACTTTCTTGCAGTGAAACTAGTAAAACGATTATGGAATGGGCGAAG GAAAATAAAAACGAAATGCTACAAATCGTTTGCGGCTATCATGCTTTACCAGTTCCATCATATGGAGGTAAAGTACATTTTAAGCCACTTGAGCATCTACATGCTATTGAATATTATAGAACTGGTTTTGCTTTTGGAGAAGATCCTAATGCTGATATCTCAATGATTCCTGATAAG GTGAAGTTAAAGCTTGCTGCAATTGAGGAAGCTGTGTCACTATCAAATTGGACAACTATAACAATCTGTAGAGCTCTTTCCCTTCAAAAT gTTTTAGCATTGCTTGCTGCGATACTTTTAGAGAAACAAGTTATCATCACATCTCCAAATCTG GGTGTCCTATCTGCCACAGTGTTATCTCTTATCCCTATGATTCTTCCATTTGAATGGCAGAGCCTTTTCCTTCCA GTTCTTCCATGGAAGATGCTTGATTTTCTCGACGCCCCAGTTCCCTTTGTT GTTGGGATACTACATAAACCAGCTGATCTCAAGATGAAATCAAATAACCTTGTTCATGTTAATTTGGCCGATGATCGG GTTAAAGCGTCCTCCTTGCCAGCACTTCCTAAGCAACGAGAACTAATAAACAGACTAGGGCCACTTCATGCGAGACTATCAAGCGACAAAACTGCTGCTAAAAAGCATCCAGTATACAAATGCAATAAATGGCAGATTGATGCTGCCACACAATTCTTGACTTGCATGAGACAACACTTGGAGTCCCTTTGTTCAAACTTGTCCTACCATTCAATTACTTATCCTAACAAAAGG GTTTCTCTACTTGTCAAGGATAGCTATATTGATTCCTTCCCCTATAGAGACCGCCAGTTTGTCACG GAATTTGTAGATACACAGATGTTCACACTTCTATCAGACACTCGACTATCTAGACCCCCCGAGTATTAA